One genomic window of Methanobacterium sp. includes the following:
- a CDS encoding NAD(P)H-hydrate dehydratase produces MTPKDMMVADANSEAMGIPRTSLMENAGSCLARRIINNRNPCKVAIFSGNGGNGGDGFVAARYLINHGFEVEVFLLSEPSLIKSSETRLNWNVLEKMSNGTSPLSLNIIRDSSYLHETDAEVVVDAILGTGVSGNLREPVSTAVDIINQSEGFKVAVDVPTGVDPGSGMVADNAVRADVTVTFHKVKVGLNIASVEYIGNLEICDIGIPREAELFTGPGDLLRLPNRDKKSHKGQNGKVLVIGGSKEYSGAPALAALASLGAGADISVVACPRELSQVIRSYSPDLIVHSLSDDFMNPKDTDEIVKFSENFDSVVLGCGIGREEETSLAVNDLVVEIEKPMVIDADALKMLGPGVLPRRIYETVITPHAGEFREFSGIGAPQDLQDKIKVVKEVSRESETTVLLKGAVDIIARNDKLKLNSTGNPGMTVGGTGDCLAGLTGALLAQGRDAFEAAFLGAYINGLAGDLACEEYGYNFKATDVLNFIPRAYPF; encoded by the coding sequence ATGACTCCCAAGGATATGATGGTTGCAGATGCTAACTCTGAGGCAATGGGCATTCCCCGAACGTCTCTAATGGAAAACGCTGGAAGCTGCCTGGCCAGAAGAATTATAAATAACAGGAACCCTTGTAAAGTTGCTATATTTTCGGGTAACGGTGGTAACGGTGGTGATGGGTTTGTAGCTGCCAGATATCTCATAAATCATGGTTTCGAAGTTGAAGTATTCCTTTTATCTGAACCTTCCCTCATTAAATCATCAGAAACTCGGCTGAACTGGAATGTTCTGGAGAAGATGAGTAATGGAACCAGCCCACTCTCACTTAACATAATCAGAGACTCATCCTATCTCCACGAAACAGATGCAGAAGTAGTAGTTGATGCTATTCTTGGCACGGGTGTAAGTGGAAATCTCCGAGAACCAGTATCTACTGCAGTGGATATTATCAACCAGTCTGAAGGGTTTAAAGTAGCAGTGGATGTGCCTACGGGTGTTGACCCTGGTTCGGGAATGGTTGCTGATAATGCAGTTCGTGCTGATGTTACCGTGACTTTTCATAAGGTGAAAGTTGGATTGAACATTGCCAGTGTGGAATATATAGGAAATTTAGAGATCTGTGATATCGGAATTCCCCGGGAAGCAGAATTATTTACAGGACCCGGGGATCTGTTAAGACTTCCCAACCGGGATAAAAAATCTCATAAAGGTCAAAATGGCAAAGTTCTGGTAATTGGGGGAAGTAAAGAGTATTCCGGTGCACCGGCACTGGCTGCACTAGCATCTCTAGGTGCAGGTGCAGATATATCTGTGGTGGCATGCCCCAGAGAATTATCACAAGTAATCCGATCCTATTCTCCTGATCTGATCGTTCACAGTTTATCAGATGACTTCATGAATCCCAAAGACACCGATGAGATAGTTAAATTTTCTGAAAACTTTGATTCAGTTGTTTTAGGATGTGGAATAGGTAGGGAAGAGGAAACCTCTCTGGCAGTTAATGATCTGGTGGTGGAAATAGAAAAACCAATGGTCATAGATGCTGATGCCCTGAAAATGCTAGGACCTGGAGTTCTACCGCGAAGAATCTATGAAACAGTGATCACACCTCATGCCGGAGAATTCAGGGAATTTTCCGGTATAGGAGCTCCTCAAGATCTGCAAGACAAAATTAAGGTGGTTAAAGAGGTTTCAAGAGAGTCTGAAACCACGGTACTTTTAAAGGGAGCGGTGGATATCATAGCCCGTAATGATAAACTTAAATTAAACAGTACTGGAAATCCAGGAATGACTGTAGGTGGAACCGGGGACTGTCTGGCTGGTTTAACCGGGGCACTACTTGCCCAGGGTCGAGATGCCTTTGAAGCCGCATTTTTAGGCGCATATATTAATGGTTTGGCTGGTGATCTTGCTTGTGAAGAGTATGGGTACAATTTCAAAGCTACTGATGTTCTGAATTTTATACCTAGAGCATACCCCTTTTAA
- a CDS encoding class I SAM-dependent methyltransferase, protein MEDQMKPNREGPSKMAEGIAMQRFAESSKDEDERICYDPYAIHFINPEIVEFGIKHPEEAKARIEAMENQLPGLSSSIIARVRYFDDIVKESIGDGLQQLVILGAGYDTRSYRIEGLDEKVKVFEVDHPNTQNFKKEKIIEIFRSLPDHVTYVPIDFETQQLGQMLFENGYNESLKTLFIMEGLIMYIPPEAVDETLNFIVNKSGKDSQIIFDYYPESVVDGTTALAVGQNIRNFLIQMGEPLQFGIKEGTIGKFLSSYGFSKINDVTSTDYKKAYFDGKNKNRNVCDLLYFAQAVVE, encoded by the coding sequence ATGGAAGATCAGATGAAACCCAATAGAGAAGGACCAAGTAAAATGGCGGAAGGCATTGCAATGCAACGATTTGCAGAGTCATCCAAGGATGAAGATGAACGTATCTGTTATGATCCTTATGCAATCCATTTCATCAATCCAGAGATAGTTGAGTTTGGAATTAAACATCCTGAAGAGGCAAAAGCAAGGATTGAAGCAATGGAAAATCAGTTACCCGGTTTGAGCAGTTCCATCATAGCCCGAGTCAGATACTTCGACGATATTGTAAAGGAATCCATTGGAGATGGGCTTCAACAGCTGGTTATACTGGGTGCAGGCTACGATACCAGGTCTTACAGGATTGAAGGACTGGATGAGAAGGTGAAAGTGTTTGAAGTGGATCACCCCAACACCCAGAACTTCAAAAAGGAAAAAATCATAGAAATCTTCAGATCACTCCCGGATCACGTAACCTATGTGCCAATTGATTTTGAAACCCAACAACTTGGCCAAATGTTATTTGAAAATGGATATAATGAATCATTGAAGACTTTATTTATAATGGAAGGATTAATCATGTACATTCCCCCAGAAGCTGTGGATGAAACACTCAATTTCATTGTAAACAAATCTGGAAAGGACAGCCAGATTATCTTCGATTACTACCCTGAATCAGTGGTGGATGGAACCACTGCACTGGCAGTGGGTCAAAATATTCGAAACTTCCTGATACAAATGGGGGAACCTTTACAATTTGGAATAAAAGAAGGAACCATTGGAAAATTCCTCTCAAGTTACGGATTTTCAAAAATCAATGATGTAACCAGTACAGATTACAAAAAAGCATATTTTGATGGAAAAAATAAAAATAGGAATGTTTGTGACCTTCTATACTTTGCCCAGGCAGTGGTGGAATAA
- a CDS encoding TetR/AcrR family transcriptional regulator: protein MPSSSDRNARKKEKRRNKIINAAETLFFSKGYENVSLDEIARKVDLGRSTLYLYFENKEELFFAIVLRGTVILYSLIKEETQKAKTGVEKLAAFRKAYYEFAKTYPDYLKIYNYLLSGRFDLSSLNNAEYKIGHIEHSKYYSEYKKLIEDCGSLANFPIPKFTLSQYLNEILNLRREMLNILCNIIKQGINEGNIRSDVNPVEATALLTLIANSLDNMPPDLENLLESHDITHEEFLMDVGDFIGHMVSSKVSKKLI from the coding sequence ATGCCCTCATCATCAGACCGCAATGCGCGTAAAAAAGAAAAACGGCGAAACAAGATAATCAATGCTGCCGAGACTCTTTTTTTCTCTAAAGGTTATGAAAACGTTTCATTGGATGAAATCGCCAGAAAAGTTGATTTAGGCAGATCCACACTTTATCTATACTTTGAAAATAAAGAAGAACTCTTTTTTGCCATTGTGCTTCGAGGAACTGTTATTCTATATTCATTGATTAAAGAGGAAACTCAGAAAGCAAAAACAGGTGTTGAAAAGCTTGCTGCCTTCAGAAAGGCTTATTACGAATTTGCTAAGACATATCCTGACTATTTGAAGATTTACAATTATCTTCTGTCCGGAAGATTTGATCTTTCCAGCTTAAACAATGCTGAATATAAAATTGGACACATAGAGCACAGCAAATACTATTCTGAATATAAAAAACTTATTGAAGATTGTGGTAGTTTAGCTAATTTTCCCATACCTAAATTCACCCTAAGTCAGTATCTTAATGAAATCCTCAATTTACGGCGTGAAATGTTAAATATACTATGTAACATTATTAAACAGGGAATAAACGAAGGAAACATCCGTTCGGATGTTAATCCCGTTGAGGCTACTGCATTGTTGACTTTAATAGCAAATAGTCTGGATAACATGCCTCCCGATCTTGAGAATTTGCTTGAAAGCCATGATATTACTCATGAGGAGTTTTTAATGGATGTTGGGGACTTTATAGGCCATATGGTTAGTAGTAAAGTTAGTAAAAAGCTAATATAA
- a CDS encoding VWA domain-containing protein yields the protein MKYDLIRFSGILRENGIPASLRCTTTAYEALPLVKEGNGDLKEVLAAIYLKDQRKRKKFDTIYESFFEGNRYISKGDLPKIQADPKNKIQSKGYVAGRNQDQSFHSKTKYIPFAHTLDHIKDSLVDEIKLDYIENTLGGSTSDNSENGAESNSLKSNLTDLNSLQPELIDLCQKMGKKIATKRVRRFKQSKKQKPDIRRTIRKNMKHGGAMLELVKSKPHIKKHNHYFLNDVSISCDWISLWFFCMVYASQHSFSNLRAFEFDNKTAEISSALQEDEVINAFLKVLEIRKQNRMIHGKSNMHTAFYGFLNQANLNNKSYVMILSDCRDWAGPKHGKQSTNTEFLTKYGRKPLSADLIHQMSKDSKRVLILNPEPKAKWNVADSCVSYYEDAGAECFEVRDLEQLADLVSEI from the coding sequence ATGAAATATGATCTCATCAGATTTTCAGGAATTCTCCGTGAGAATGGGATTCCTGCCAGTCTGCGATGTACCACAACTGCCTATGAAGCACTTCCCCTGGTTAAAGAAGGTAACGGAGATTTAAAGGAAGTACTTGCTGCTATTTATCTTAAAGACCAGCGTAAAAGAAAGAAATTCGATACAATATATGAATCATTCTTTGAGGGGAATAGATATATCAGCAAGGGAGATCTCCCTAAAATTCAGGCTGATCCTAAAAATAAAATACAATCCAAGGGATACGTTGCAGGCAGAAACCAGGATCAATCCTTCCACTCGAAAACCAAGTACATCCCCTTCGCACACACCCTGGACCACATCAAAGATAGTCTTGTTGATGAAATAAAGCTTGATTATATTGAAAATACGTTAGGAGGAAGTACTAGTGATAATTCCGAAAATGGTGCAGAATCTAATTCACTTAAAAGTAACCTGACTGATTTAAATTCACTGCAGCCAGAATTAATAGATTTATGCCAGAAAATGGGTAAAAAAATAGCCACTAAAAGGGTCAGACGATTCAAACAATCTAAAAAACAGAAACCTGACATCCGACGGACCATCAGGAAAAATATGAAACATGGAGGGGCCATGCTGGAGCTGGTGAAAAGCAAACCCCATATAAAAAAGCACAATCATTACTTTCTAAATGATGTGAGCATTTCCTGTGACTGGATAAGTCTCTGGTTCTTCTGCATGGTTTACGCTTCCCAGCATTCTTTTAGCAATCTACGAGCATTTGAATTTGATAATAAAACCGCTGAAATATCAAGTGCACTCCAGGAAGACGAGGTGATTAATGCTTTTCTCAAAGTTCTGGAGATCAGGAAGCAAAACCGGATGATCCATGGTAAATCCAACATGCACACGGCATTCTATGGATTCCTAAACCAGGCCAACCTGAACAACAAGTCCTACGTTATGATTTTAAGTGACTGCCGGGACTGGGCTGGGCCAAAACATGGAAAGCAATCCACAAACACTGAATTTTTAACAAAATATGGGCGTAAACCTTTAAGTGCGGATCTAATCCATCAAATGTCAAAGGATTCTAAAAGGGTTTTAATATTAAATCCAGAACCTAAAGCCAAATGGAATGTTGCAGATAGCTGTGTTTCTTATTATGAAGATGCAGGAGCAGAATGTTTTGAGGTTCGGGATTTAGAACAGTTGGCGGATTTAGTAAGTGAAATTTAA
- a CDS encoding MoxR family ATPase, whose translation MSKAGLDTNYVEKILENNSYVPDDTIVNVVFLALSLKKPILIEGPPGTGKTELSKAIARAFKREFFRVQCYEGITFEQIVGEWNYQKQLLHLEMSKIKENVNESENDVFGEDFFIKRPLLSSFMNDNPSVILIDEIDKADEEVESFLLQALGEKQITVNDLGTFDLKNDLLVVLTSNSQRQLLDETKDRCLYLYIDYPSFEREVEIMKTHLPEASPYLVEDVVKAMQKIRRMNLTKIPSIRATVDWIKGVIMFDRNELDEDSLKKTINVVIKNEEDRVKVLESFYK comes from the coding sequence ATGTCTAAAGCAGGTCTAGATACAAATTATGTGGAAAAAATTTTGGAAAATAATAGTTACGTTCCAGATGACACAATTGTCAATGTTGTGTTCCTTGCCCTATCACTTAAAAAACCCATATTAATCGAAGGCCCTCCAGGAACAGGTAAAACAGAACTTTCAAAAGCAATAGCAAGAGCTTTTAAAAGGGAATTTTTTAGGGTGCAATGTTATGAAGGGATTACCTTTGAACAGATAGTAGGAGAATGGAACTACCAGAAGCAACTATTACACCTGGAAATGTCAAAAATTAAGGAGAATGTAAATGAATCAGAGAATGATGTTTTTGGGGAAGATTTTTTTATTAAAAGACCCCTTCTTTCATCTTTCATGAATGATAACCCCTCGGTTATTCTGATTGATGAGATTGATAAGGCCGATGAGGAAGTGGAAAGTTTCCTCCTGCAGGCCCTGGGGGAAAAACAGATAACAGTGAATGATCTGGGAACCTTTGATCTTAAAAATGATCTTCTGGTGGTTCTGACTTCCAACTCCCAGAGGCAACTGCTTGATGAAACCAAAGATCGTTGCCTCTACCTTTACATTGACTATCCTTCCTTTGAAAGAGAGGTGGAAATCATGAAGACCCATTTACCCGAAGCTTCCCCTTATTTAGTGGAAGATGTGGTTAAGGCCATGCAGAAGATCCGGAGGATGAACTTGACCAAAATACCATCCATTAGAGCCACTGTGGACTGGATTAAAGGCGTGATCATGTTTGACAGAAATGAATTAGACGAAGATTCTCTTAAAAAAACCATTAATGTGGTCATAAAAAATGAAGAAGACCGGGTAAAAGTATTGGAATCATTCTATAAGTAA
- a CDS encoding DUF2284 domain-containing protein produces the protein MPKNDNYRVLEKFALDLGVVYAKVIPAEKVVVEERVRLKCMVCPYYGKNLKCPPHTPSIQEFQKIVHEYNLAMIVKLKPPEISGEIAKYGQEKGDEVRLWNQDLNNLSPVIWSDISKIYKHMLTDLLELERAAFNQGYAFAMAFFGGRCLLCENCNLDKGCQNALMARFSAESMGINLLKTAANAGIELKFDTDGNPTPITPMAILLID, from the coding sequence ATGCCAAAAAATGATAATTACAGGGTTTTAGAAAAATTTGCTTTAGATTTAGGAGTTGTCTATGCAAAAGTCATCCCCGCTGAAAAAGTAGTAGTCGAAGAAAGAGTCCGTCTCAAGTGCATGGTCTGCCCCTACTATGGGAAGAACCTAAAATGCCCACCCCACACACCAAGCATCCAGGAGTTCCAGAAGATAGTCCACGAATACAATTTGGCCATGATTGTTAAGCTCAAACCTCCAGAAATATCCGGGGAAATAGCAAAATATGGGCAGGAAAAGGGAGATGAGGTTAGACTGTGGAATCAGGACTTGAACAATTTATCACCAGTAATATGGTCAGATATATCAAAAATTTACAAACACATGTTAACTGATTTGCTGGAGCTGGAGAGAGCAGCTTTCAACCAGGGATATGCCTTTGCTATGGCATTTTTTGGTGGAAGGTGCTTGCTTTGTGAAAATTGTAATCTGGATAAGGGTTGTCAGAACGCCTTGATGGCACGTTTTTCAGCGGAATCTATGGGTATCAATTTGTTAAAAACAGCAGCAAATGCAGGAATTGAATTAAAATTTGATACTGATGGTAATCCAACCCCAATAACTCCAATGGCAATATTACTAATAGATTAG